From Prevotella melaninogenica, the proteins below share one genomic window:
- a CDS encoding HAD family hydrolase: MNKELNDISLRTKRTHATQCDEEGGLTLLFDFGGTLDTAGCHWGKFLWYAYKRNGIPVTEVQFREAYVHAERTLAKQPIIQSHDTFLSMLTSKLKLEFEYLVGCGWLVADKVEAERMQRILLNDIYDKVKANIAESREVLSDLKKHYRIGLVTNFYGNMSVVLEEFCLSSYFETITESSVVGVRKPDSQIFNLAVKSMEVRPENVVVIGDSYTKDILPAHEFGCHTLWLKGEGWTFEEPATCVADYIIKNLVELQPILRQYTPL; the protein is encoded by the coding sequence ATGAACAAAGAGTTAAACGATATATCATTAAGAACAAAGAGAACACACGCTACTCAATGTGATGAGGAGGGAGGGTTAACTCTCCTCTTTGACTTTGGTGGTACGCTTGATACTGCAGGTTGTCACTGGGGAAAGTTTCTTTGGTATGCATACAAAAGAAACGGAATTCCAGTGACAGAAGTGCAGTTTCGTGAAGCCTATGTACATGCAGAACGTACCTTAGCGAAGCAGCCTATTATACAGTCACACGACACATTTCTTTCGATGTTAACGTCTAAATTGAAATTAGAGTTTGAGTACTTGGTAGGCTGTGGCTGGTTAGTGGCAGATAAAGTTGAGGCTGAACGGATGCAAAGAATTCTGTTGAATGATATTTATGACAAGGTAAAAGCCAATATAGCAGAGAGTAGAGAAGTGCTGTCAGACTTAAAGAAGCATTATAGAATAGGCTTGGTAACAAACTTCTATGGCAACATGTCTGTTGTGCTTGAGGAGTTTTGCTTATCTTCTTATTTTGAAACCATAACGGAAAGTTCTGTTGTTGGTGTTCGAAAACCTGATTCACAGATATTTAATTTAGCTGTGAAATCTATGGAAGTGAGGCCTGAAAACGTTGTTGTGATTGGCGATAGCTATACCAAAGACATACTTCCTGCACATGAATTTGGTTGTCATACCCTATGGTTAAAAGGCGAAGGGTGGACGTTTGAAGAGCCAGCAACGTGTGTAGCAGATTATATTATTAAGAATTTAGTTGAACTACAACCTATATTAAGACAATATACGCCGCTTTAA
- a CDS encoding CDP-alcohol phosphatidyltransferase family protein — protein MIKEEQNNRATAQQTMGNAHFAAQPSSPYLGEGQDGKMGFFSLLRASFKSMDTEEWLDIYFTRPIGLAFALFWHRLGVTPNTITILSIFLGIGAGVMFYFTDTLHNIIGIILLMLANFCDSTDGQLARLTRQQSMKGRCLDGFAGDVWFFSIYLAIVLRLWYQPMPGTSEVWGFWGLALAAIASLLCHSPQSSLSDYYRQIHLYFLKGKEGSELDSYEREHDIVESLKGKKGVVWDRAFHSNYQRYCRSQERRTPAFQKFHAALIEKYGGIDKVPQELKDRFLAGSRPLMPFTNFLSFNSRAILIYVTCLLNCPWIYFVFEISLYSLLYIYMHKRHEDLCKSLTPKE, from the coding sequence ATGATAAAAGAAGAACAAAATAATAGAGCAACTGCTCAGCAAACAATGGGCAACGCTCATTTTGCAGCTCAGCCCTCTTCACCTTATTTGGGAGAAGGACAAGATGGTAAGATGGGATTCTTTAGTCTTCTTCGTGCCTCTTTTAAGTCTATGGATACGGAAGAATGGCTTGATATCTATTTTACTCGCCCCATAGGCTTGGCATTTGCCTTGTTCTGGCATCGCTTAGGTGTTACACCTAATACGATTACTATTCTCTCTATCTTCCTTGGAATTGGTGCGGGTGTAATGTTTTATTTTACAGATACTTTGCATAATATCATAGGAATTATTCTCTTGATGTTAGCAAACTTTTGTGATTCAACCGACGGACAGTTGGCACGGCTTACTCGTCAACAATCTATGAAAGGTCGCTGTTTAGATGGTTTTGCAGGCGATGTGTGGTTCTTCTCAATCTATCTTGCTATTGTCTTACGACTGTGGTATCAGCCAATGCCTGGCACATCAGAGGTGTGGGGCTTTTGGGGATTAGCCTTGGCAGCCATTGCAAGTTTGTTATGTCACTCTCCACAAAGTTCATTGAGCGACTATTATCGACAGATTCATCTTTATTTCTTGAAGGGTAAAGAAGGTTCAGAACTTGACTCATACGAACGCGAACACGATATTGTCGAAAGCTTGAAAGGAAAGAAGGGAGTCGTTTGGGACCGTGCTTTTCATAGTAATTATCAACGTTATTGTAGAAGTCAGGAGCGTAGAACTCCTGCTTTTCAGAAGTTTCATGCGGCATTGATTGAGAAGTACGGAGGAATAGATAAGGTACCACAGGAACTCAAAGACCGCTTTTTGGCAGGTAGTAGACCGCTGATGCCTTTTACAAATTTTCTTTCGTTCAATAGTCGTGCTATTCTTATCTACGTCACTTGCTTATTGAATTGTCCGTGGATATACTTTGTGTTTGAGATTAGTTTATATAGTTTGTTGTACATCTATATGCACAAGCGGCACGAAGATTTGTGTAAAAGTCTTACGCCAAAAGAGTAA
- a CDS encoding nucleotidyltransferase family protein, whose translation MKFAIIAAGDGSRLAQEGVTEPKPLVKVRGERLIDRLIRIFMGNNATEIVVICNEQMSDVASHLKMIQDKGLNGLPVPLRFVVKSTPSSMHSFYELRNFLRDDPFILTTVDTIFDEREFHDYVLSFQDKIAQGTDALMGVTDYIDDEKPLYVGVDNVMRINGYYDTPQADSHFISAGIYGLTAPSLNILESCIEKGESRMRNFQRALVADGLQIEAYPLTKVFDIDHIDDIRKADERVNNLSSCCKGKTLLIQRAACYSPNSEEKDLAILQEVGSFLENATIISEDDFVNRFSTYNQSVSSESVDLVNVNSQIISMARSTKALECFKQLEQNGIQVINPSDGVWACQRSNIDKVMRENHLPLPPDKGDDGYWVKRADTAAQSKEDVCFCHDWSEVEKIKSTFMQRGITDVVTQAHVKGDVVKFYGVEGTGFFRYYYSGDDTETKFGDEERNGKPQYYPFSSSDLQTDAEKLACLLQTPIYGGDAIVREDGSYVIIDFNDFPSFSRCREEAAKAIVERMKQKVEASHKTSSNETCKDDMNSCS comes from the coding sequence ATGAAATTCGCAATTATTGCAGCTGGCGACGGTTCACGACTGGCTCAAGAAGGTGTCACCGAACCCAAACCATTGGTGAAGGTAAGGGGAGAACGGCTCATAGACAGATTAATAAGGATTTTCATGGGAAATAATGCCACGGAGATTGTTGTTATCTGTAATGAGCAGATGTCTGATGTGGCAAGCCATCTGAAGATGATACAAGACAAAGGATTGAATGGATTGCCAGTCCCTCTGCGATTTGTTGTAAAATCAACTCCGAGCTCAATGCATAGTTTTTATGAGTTGCGCAATTTCCTTCGTGATGACCCTTTTATCCTAACAACAGTCGATACAATCTTTGATGAGAGAGAGTTTCATGATTACGTCTTATCCTTTCAAGATAAGATAGCACAGGGGACAGACGCTTTGATGGGTGTTACAGACTATATTGATGATGAAAAACCACTTTATGTCGGTGTAGACAATGTTATGCGTATTAATGGTTATTATGATACACCTCAAGCCGATTCTCACTTTATTTCTGCAGGTATATATGGTTTGACTGCTCCCTCGCTTAATATTCTGGAATCTTGTATAGAGAAAGGTGAGAGTCGGATGCGTAATTTTCAGCGTGCATTGGTTGCAGATGGCTTGCAAATAGAAGCTTATCCGCTGACAAAGGTGTTTGATATTGACCATATAGATGATATAAGAAAGGCTGATGAAAGAGTAAATAACTTATCTTCTTGTTGTAAGGGGAAAACCCTGTTGATACAACGTGCAGCCTGCTATTCACCTAATTCTGAGGAGAAAGACTTAGCTATCTTGCAAGAGGTTGGTAGTTTTTTAGAGAATGCCACGATAATAAGTGAAGATGATTTTGTCAATCGTTTTAGTACTTATAATCAGTCTGTTTCATCTGAATCAGTAGATTTAGTAAATGTCAATAGCCAAATTATTTCTATGGCTCGCAGCACAAAGGCTTTAGAGTGTTTTAAGCAGTTGGAGCAGAATGGCATACAAGTTATTAACCCATCGGATGGCGTTTGGGCTTGTCAAAGGAGTAATATAGACAAGGTGATGCGTGAAAACCATCTCCCATTGCCACCTGATAAGGGGGATGATGGCTATTGGGTAAAGCGTGCTGATACTGCTGCTCAAAGCAAAGAAGACGTCTGTTTCTGTCATGATTGGTCAGAAGTCGAAAAGATAAAATCAACCTTTATGCAGCGTGGTATCACAGATGTTGTGACGCAAGCACATGTAAAAGGTGACGTTGTGAAGTTTTATGGTGTTGAAGGTACTGGCTTTTTCCGTTATTATTATTCAGGTGATGATACTGAAACAAAGTTTGGTGATGAAGAAAGGAATGGTAAACCGCAGTATTATCCATTTTCATCTTCTGACTTACAAACTGATGCGGAGAAGTTAGCTTGTTTACTACAGACGCCTATTTATGGTGGTGATGCGATAGTACGGGAAGACGGCAGTTATGTTATCATTGATTTTAATGACTTCCCCAGTTTCTCAAGATGTAGGGAAGAAGCGGCAAAGGCTATTGTTGAACGGATGAAACAGAAGGTTGAGGCTTCTCATAAAACCTCCTCAAACGAGACGTGTAAGGACGATATGAATAGTTGTAGTTGA
- a CDS encoding FG-GAP repeat protein, whose product MLLFFLIVGRTMAQQPLTFELERVSDSLSWLCLYPKIESKTYPKIESKTALKRQEKNKKSRTAIAKWRLPYPVYQLVTGDINGDGKDEAIVGVIKPTRFYPQPARRLFIFKQINGKIRPMWMGARIGGILCDFRFIEPYVRTLQATTDDKYVVADYVWDDFGLAFVRFLTEAVSHEEALKRFTSNE is encoded by the coding sequence ATGTTGCTCTTTTTCCTCATTGTAGGAAGAACTATGGCACAACAGCCCTTAACCTTTGAGTTGGAACGTGTCAGCGACTCACTTTCATGGCTTTGTTTATATCCTAAGATAGAAAGCAAGACATATCCTAAGATAGAAAGCAAGACGGCACTGAAAAGACAAGAGAAGAATAAAAAAAGCAGAACAGCTATTGCGAAATGGCGGCTTCCCTACCCTGTTTATCAACTCGTAACAGGCGATATTAATGGAGATGGAAAGGACGAAGCAATCGTTGGGGTTATCAAACCGACTCGCTTCTATCCACAACCTGCACGCCGACTCTTCATCTTTAAACAAATAAATGGTAAAATACGCCCCATGTGGATGGGGGCGCGAATAGGTGGAATACTATGCGATTTTCGTTTTATTGAACCATACGTACGTACATTGCAAGCAACCACCGATGATAAATATGTTGTCGCAGACTATGTTTGGGACGACTTCGGACTCGCCTTCGTACGCTTTTTAACTGAAGCAGTTAGCCACGAAGAAGCCCTAAAACGATTTACTTCGAACGAATAA
- a CDS encoding DUF3160 domain-containing protein yields MKHNPYHKRMQKNAFRAVAIALLILLVSPTAWAQSEKTDGNTGDAYIERAQEKKTPLILPGAGKVNIEKLKGKIDTQMDISKLNLLELRAIRNAFAARQGYPFKDATLRALYNTTTWYNDALWDVGEKEETTGKKFSPRYTKEQLAFTERIRAREAELRKLNFKPANSKDVVNMKNLINPFQLKEFDPKLYSMLGQNGFAIIPAEHNQLFHVYEKNDYADFPSFVTTDLYLQLFHLYFDCVLRDVEEKHLDSLMIVFSSKMGAEMKTLTSSQNTDIKAAAEYGQAWFEVASWLFSHDKAPTSAATLNVPEAYKTMVMEEINKAFEAENGYSEMLEYAPPGGMFAYSLFRPRGHYTRSKVCSRYFRGMMWLQTAHFGTDKLAKMKQIALIANVFNQQPKIKIIYDKVSEPITYLMGTPDNVTLIQVAELIKETNLPIEKLLSSKKDMAKLTEDIESIAKKQTRIELKKTHGSKYVVDIMPQRYQPDAEALIATTDQDSPVSLRPCPKGLDWMAVMGLPGAERILMDELKEAQKWADFPKALTTARKKVADTPWEACVANQWMYTLQSLGDTAQSLPYFMRTPQWQKKNLNTALASWAELKHDAILYAKQPMLAECGDGGPEPPVVKGYVEPNIKFWEKAIALVTRMDKVLTTYNLQTEKAKAVYERIKEMAEFCRDISKKELNGGKITDEEYNQMEIIGSTVENISLELVSEDNQMLQGWSDVVSTDKKVAVVADVFTATGENVAMKDMCVLYEGVGPAYEIYVVVEIDGSLYLTRGSVFSYREFTRLTSDPRMTDEEWQEELKKSPTGGTPSWMKEIIAPVKGMSADDEETFYSSGC; encoded by the coding sequence ATGAAACACAATCCCTATCACAAGCGAATGCAAAAGAACGCATTTAGAGCTGTAGCTATTGCATTACTAATCTTGTTAGTCTCACCTACTGCGTGGGCACAAAGTGAAAAGACTGATGGCAACACAGGTGATGCATATATTGAACGTGCCCAAGAGAAGAAGACGCCTCTTATTCTCCCTGGTGCTGGAAAAGTCAATATTGAAAAATTGAAGGGTAAGATTGATACGCAGATGGATATCTCTAAACTCAATCTTTTAGAGCTACGTGCAATCAGAAACGCCTTTGCTGCAAGGCAAGGATACCCTTTCAAGGATGCAACCTTACGTGCATTATACAATACAACAACATGGTATAACGATGCACTTTGGGATGTTGGTGAAAAAGAAGAGACCACTGGTAAGAAGTTCTCACCACGTTATACGAAAGAACAACTTGCCTTTACAGAGCGCATCCGTGCACGAGAAGCTGAATTACGAAAGCTGAACTTTAAACCAGCGAACAGTAAGGACGTGGTGAATATGAAGAATCTTATCAACCCTTTCCAGCTAAAAGAGTTTGACCCAAAGCTATATAGCATGTTGGGACAGAATGGTTTTGCAATCATTCCTGCCGAACATAATCAGCTTTTCCACGTATATGAGAAGAATGATTATGCTGATTTCCCAAGCTTCGTTACCACCGATCTCTATCTACAACTTTTCCATCTCTATTTTGATTGTGTGTTGCGTGATGTGGAAGAAAAGCACTTGGACTCCCTGATGATTGTCTTTTCTTCCAAAATGGGAGCAGAGATGAAGACGCTGACAAGCAGTCAGAATACAGATATAAAGGCTGCAGCGGAATATGGTCAGGCATGGTTTGAAGTCGCATCTTGGCTCTTTAGTCATGATAAGGCTCCTACGTCAGCTGCCACATTGAATGTTCCTGAAGCTTACAAAACAATGGTAATGGAGGAAATTAATAAGGCCTTTGAGGCTGAGAATGGGTATTCAGAGATGCTTGAATATGCTCCTCCAGGAGGAATGTTTGCTTATTCGCTCTTCCGTCCACGCGGTCACTATACCCGATCTAAGGTTTGCAGTCGTTACTTCCGTGGTATGATGTGGTTGCAAACAGCCCATTTTGGCACGGACAAGCTTGCAAAGATGAAGCAGATTGCGCTTATCGCCAATGTCTTCAATCAACAACCAAAGATCAAAATCATATACGACAAGGTAAGTGAACCTATCACTTATCTTATGGGAACACCTGATAATGTTACCCTAATACAGGTTGCGGAACTTATTAAGGAAACGAACTTACCTATAGAAAAGCTATTGTCTTCGAAAAAAGATATGGCTAAGCTGACAGAAGATATCGAAAGTATTGCAAAAAAACAAACACGCATCGAGTTGAAGAAAACACATGGTAGCAAATATGTCGTAGACATTATGCCACAGCGTTATCAACCTGATGCAGAGGCATTGATAGCTACTACGGATCAAGATAGCCCTGTTTCTCTCCGTCCATGCCCTAAGGGACTCGACTGGATGGCTGTGATGGGACTGCCAGGTGCCGAACGCATTCTCATGGATGAGCTGAAAGAAGCACAGAAGTGGGCGGATTTCCCTAAGGCATTAACCACAGCTCGTAAGAAAGTTGCTGATACTCCGTGGGAGGCTTGTGTAGCAAATCAATGGATGTACACGCTCCAGTCATTAGGTGATACCGCACAGTCGCTTCCTTATTTCATGCGGACACCACAGTGGCAGAAGAAGAATTTGAACACAGCACTTGCTTCTTGGGCTGAGTTAAAGCATGATGCTATCCTCTACGCAAAGCAGCCTATGTTGGCAGAGTGTGGTGATGGAGGTCCAGAGCCACCTGTCGTGAAAGGTTATGTAGAGCCTAACATAAAGTTTTGGGAGAAAGCTATTGCACTTGTAACAAGAATGGATAAAGTCCTCACAACTTACAATTTACAGACAGAAAAGGCAAAGGCTGTATATGAACGAATAAAGGAAATGGCTGAATTCTGCCGTGATATCAGTAAGAAAGAACTGAATGGTGGAAAGATAACTGATGAGGAATATAACCAGATGGAGATTATTGGTTCGACCGTAGAGAACATATCTTTGGAGCTTGTCAGTGAAGATAACCAGATGTTGCAGGGGTGGTCGGATGTTGTAAGTACCGACAAGAAGGTTGCAGTTGTTGCTGATGTCTTCACTGCTACAGGTGAAAACGTGGCTATGAAAGACATGTGTGTACTTTACGAAGGTGTTGGTCCTGCTTACGAAATATACGTAGTTGTTGAGATAGACGGCTCCCTTTATCTCACTCGTGGCTCTGTTTTCTCTTACCGTGAGTTCACTCGATTGACTTCAGACCCACGCATGACGGACGAAGAATGGCAAGAGGAATTAAAGAAGTCACCAACAGGTGGAACGCCATCATGGATGAAAGAGATCATAGCTCCAGTAAAAGGAATGAGTGCTGATGATGAAGAGACCTTCTATAGCTCGGGTTGTTAA
- a CDS encoding CapA family protein yields the protein MMKRPSIARVVKVIICLLTPILLSFNGIGVNNIDKKKSTSKEVDDTLRIVITGDLLLDRGVRQKIDMVGVDALFSPTIDSLFHSSNYVIANLECPVTKIRERVFKRFIFRGEPEWLPSLRRHGITHLNLANNHSIDQGRRGLLDTQEQIKKAGMIPIGAGKNMEEAAEPVLISTSPRHVWVVSSLRLPLENFLYLPQKPCVSQESIDSLIMRVKRLRATDKNCYILLILHWGWEHHFRATPQQREDAHKLIDAGADAIVGHHSHTLQTLDTYREKPIYYGIGNFIFDQRKPMNSRACLVELSITAEKCKAKALPIEIKNCTPYLSK from the coding sequence ATGATGAAGAGACCTTCTATAGCTCGGGTTGTTAAAGTTATTATATGCTTGCTAACTCCTATCCTACTATCTTTCAACGGGATAGGAGTTAATAATATAGACAAAAAGAAGTCTACTTCTAAAGAGGTAGACGACACCTTACGTATCGTTATTACAGGTGACCTCCTACTTGACAGAGGGGTAAGACAGAAGATTGATATGGTGGGAGTCGATGCTCTCTTCTCACCTACTATCGACTCATTGTTTCACTCTTCCAACTATGTAATTGCCAATTTAGAGTGCCCAGTGACCAAAATAAGGGAACGAGTGTTCAAACGTTTCATCTTTAGAGGCGAACCAGAATGGTTGCCCTCATTACGTCGTCATGGCATAACACACCTCAACTTAGCCAATAATCATAGTATTGACCAAGGAAGAAGAGGACTTTTAGACACACAAGAACAGATTAAAAAAGCAGGAATGATACCTATCGGGGCTGGTAAGAATATGGAAGAAGCAGCAGAACCAGTACTCATTTCTACAAGTCCACGCCATGTTTGGGTAGTTTCATCCCTACGTTTACCCTTAGAAAACTTCCTCTATCTTCCTCAAAAACCTTGTGTTAGTCAGGAGAGTATAGATAGTCTTATCATGCGAGTTAAACGCTTACGAGCCACAGATAAGAATTGTTATATTCTCCTTATACTACATTGGGGATGGGAACACCACTTCAGAGCCACTCCACAGCAGCGTGAAGATGCACACAAACTAATAGATGCAGGGGCTGATGCTATTGTTGGACACCATAGTCATACGCTCCAAACATTAGATACATATCGAGAAAAACCAATCTATTATGGTATTGGAAACTTTATCTTTGACCAAAGAAAACCAATGAATTCACGGGCTTGTCTTGTGGAGTTAAGCATCACTGCAGAGAAGTGTAAAGCAAAGGCTTTACCTATAGAAATCAAGAACTGCACACCCTACCTTAGTAAATAG
- a CDS encoding IS4 family transposase, which yields MDAKLDNLSEISKLLSVKSKMSSDILSLFSKFGFGRLLCRLSLEKHDGISAVQQILSLCLFRINGETIHSIYKKNFYHLLTTGKNCYYRMMVRQAMNWRRLLSYTVLRFECILRKNGIQTESENSCVIFDDTTLEKTGRKFEHITKVFDHVRMNYVLGYKLLLCLFFDGKSSLPFDFSIHEELGKKGDGGLGKKALRSRFSKRRMKESPAYERNQECGMSKMDSAIRMLQRMWKRGIHPHYALADSWFACEKFIEEIRRVGNGAIHYIGLAKMGKTKYFVENKRHNAAELVAMYARRTKCCRKYKCQYIELRGCLGNIPVRIYLIKYGRRQTWNIMLSTDLSMSFVRAFELYQIRWNIEVVNKETKGHLGLGSYMGRDFDGQIADATLCYITYIVMSLEKRMSEYETMGELFADMEDDVMALTLWHRVLNCIERLLAALCDVLGFSVSEIGQLIVTDSAMRNNFEIMVQALEDRQQEKLTTVNIF from the coding sequence ATGGATGCAAAATTAGACAATTTAAGCGAGATATCCAAGCTTTTAAGTGTTAAAAGTAAGATGAGTAGCGATATTCTCTCACTTTTCTCAAAATTTGGTTTTGGACGTCTGCTCTGTAGGCTTTCTTTGGAGAAACACGATGGTATCTCTGCTGTTCAACAGATTCTTTCCCTTTGTCTTTTCCGTATTAATGGTGAGACGATACACTCCATATACAAGAAGAATTTCTACCATCTTCTCACCACTGGAAAGAACTGCTATTATCGTATGATGGTCAGGCAGGCAATGAATTGGCGTCGTTTGCTTAGCTATACTGTTCTTCGTTTTGAATGCATTCTCCGTAAGAATGGCATTCAGACAGAGAGCGAGAACTCCTGTGTTATATTTGACGATACAACCTTGGAAAAGACTGGTAGGAAGTTTGAGCATATTACCAAGGTTTTCGACCATGTACGAATGAACTATGTCTTAGGCTACAAGCTTCTTTTGTGCCTGTTCTTCGATGGTAAGTCCTCTCTGCCGTTCGACTTCTCCATCCATGAGGAATTAGGAAAGAAAGGGGACGGCGGACTTGGCAAGAAGGCACTCCGCAGCAGATTCTCCAAGAGACGCATGAAAGAGAGCCCAGCGTATGAGCGGAATCAAGAATGCGGTATGAGCAAGATGGACTCCGCCATAAGGATGCTCCAGCGCATGTGGAAGAGAGGTATTCATCCCCATTATGCCTTGGCGGATAGTTGGTTTGCCTGTGAGAAGTTCATTGAGGAAATCAGGAGAGTAGGCAACGGAGCTATACACTACATTGGTCTTGCAAAGATGGGAAAGACAAAGTACTTTGTGGAGAATAAGCGACACAATGCTGCTGAGCTCGTAGCAATGTATGCAAGACGTACCAAATGCTGCCGGAAGTACAAGTGTCAGTACATTGAGTTGAGGGGCTGTCTGGGGAATATACCAGTCAGGATATACCTGATTAAATATGGGCGTCGACAGACTTGGAACATCATGCTTAGTACGGATCTATCGATGAGCTTTGTGCGTGCCTTCGAGTTATACCAGATACGATGGAACATTGAAGTGGTCAACAAGGAGACAAAAGGACATCTCGGACTCGGCTCATACATGGGGAGAGACTTTGATGGTCAGATTGCTGATGCAACGCTCTGCTACATTACATATATCGTGATGTCGTTAGAAAAACGGATGTCAGAGTATGAGACCATGGGTGAATTGTTTGCTGACATGGAAGATGATGTCATGGCACTTACGTTATGGCATCGTGTGCTGAATTGCATAGAGAGATTGCTTGCTGCTCTTTGTGACGTTCTTGGGTTCTCTGTTAGTGAGATAGGGCAGTTAATAGTCACCGACTCAGCAATGCGGAACAACTTTGAGATTATGGTCCAAGCATTGGAAGACAGGCAACAAGAAAAGCTCACAACCGTAAACATATTTTAG
- a CDS encoding DNA alkylation repair protein — protein MNEQIHEKLKEIKQSFRLLMNGVASHSMRQKGVTYKINWGVPIPDLQKMAAEYGKDYELAIELWKEDIRECQVLATLIMPAEKMDEDLVEVWMERLRTQEMAELLAFNLLQYLDFAPALAYKWIASERDMYQLCGYQLLARLFARGMEPNERGINEFLDQAHTTLAGESLPLRHAAYNCVLSFCELREDFDTIAQKALADLNIL, from the coding sequence ATGAATGAACAGATACACGAGAAACTGAAAGAGATTAAACAGTCTTTCCGCCTCTTGATGAATGGAGTTGCATCGCACTCTATGCGTCAAAAGGGTGTTACGTATAAGATAAACTGGGGAGTACCAATCCCTGATTTGCAGAAGATGGCAGCTGAATATGGTAAGGATTATGAGCTCGCTATAGAACTATGGAAAGAGGATATTCGTGAGTGTCAGGTACTGGCTACGCTTATTATGCCAGCTGAGAAAATGGATGAAGACCTTGTGGAGGTATGGATGGAACGCCTTCGTACACAAGAAATGGCTGAGTTATTGGCGTTTAATCTTCTTCAGTATCTTGACTTTGCACCTGCTTTGGCATACAAGTGGATTGCTTCTGAACGTGATATGTATCAGCTTTGTGGCTATCAGTTGCTTGCTCGTTTGTTTGCTCGTGGTATGGAACCTAATGAGCGAGGAATTAATGAGTTCCTTGATCAGGCACACACAACGTTAGCAGGTGAGAGCCTACCATTGAGACATGCTGCATATAATTGTGTTCTAAGTTTCTGCGAATTAAGAGAAGACTTCGATACTATAGCACAGAAAGCGCTTGCTGATCTTAATATCCTTTAG